The Gemmatimonas sp. UBA7669 genome has a segment encoding these proteins:
- a CDS encoding FtsK/SpoIIIE family DNA translocase: MDRKVLQREMGAVALTLLAVFLLGALLFQRVEWETAACWDANGPFGPVGTVVKCTIVAAVGIPGMVLIALGAFVVALALFGRIRRADDASDWTLLFAGTVVLVPVAIGLAIGGSPTDSDLAGLWGTFVAHYLRKALGAAGAWIVFLLATSALTVATLRWNPLRLLVGPGGPTPARGQTSNEAGGWSPTLAERLAPEPEEMPAIDPVLARDVLARDVLSRDALSRDAVEPDTRKPAKGRARDAKGAAREPSVEQVLEQPAEPVAFSDDLPPTSLLTQAPARSADVGRRELDMAGDKLMATLRTFKVEGELVGRTSGPTVTQFEIEPAAGVKVRQIAALADDLALAMRAPSIRIVAPIPGRGAVGVEVPNPTPEMVGLRDVLEAPEFQSARAALPVALGKDLEGRPVVADLAKMPHLLIAGATGSGKSVCVNTIITSLVYRHTPRTLRFLMVDPKMVELSVYNTLPHLRHKVITDNRDAASVLKWAVMEMQDRYRLLEANACRNLQEFNKRVTQHAAGEGPAPQKPRNPEVGFEDRTYTGGILPYIVVVIDEMADLMMTVQGEVETPIAMLAQKARAIGIHLILATQRPSVNVITGLIKANFPCRIAFRVASQVDSRTIIDGAGAEALLGNGDMLFIPPGKSEASRLQGAFLSSEETEKLLRWYDDAKARFEAALDAPAQSEPDILEAVKAAEAKEAGGDEDDDGASSERDARFREAAEVVIQHRQGSTSLLQRRLKIGYGRAARIIDQLEAAGVLAPSEGAARPRDVLVGIQDLDRICGES, encoded by the coding sequence ATGGACCGGAAGGTGTTGCAGCGTGAAATGGGCGCCGTCGCGCTTACCCTGCTGGCCGTGTTCCTGTTGGGCGCGCTGTTGTTCCAGCGTGTGGAGTGGGAGACGGCGGCGTGCTGGGATGCGAACGGCCCGTTCGGTCCGGTGGGCACCGTCGTGAAGTGCACCATCGTCGCTGCCGTTGGCATTCCCGGCATGGTGCTCATCGCGCTGGGCGCCTTCGTCGTCGCACTCGCGCTGTTCGGTCGCATTCGTCGGGCCGACGATGCCAGCGACTGGACACTGCTCTTTGCCGGCACCGTGGTGCTGGTGCCGGTGGCCATCGGTCTCGCCATTGGCGGCTCGCCGACGGATTCCGATCTGGCCGGCCTCTGGGGCACCTTCGTGGCGCATTACCTGCGCAAGGCGCTTGGCGCGGCGGGCGCCTGGATCGTTTTTCTGCTGGCCACCAGCGCGCTCACCGTGGCCACCCTGCGCTGGAATCCACTGCGTTTGCTCGTTGGCCCCGGCGGCCCGACGCCCGCGCGTGGGCAGACCAGCAATGAGGCTGGTGGCTGGTCCCCCACGCTGGCCGAGCGGCTTGCACCCGAGCCGGAAGAGATGCCGGCCATCGACCCCGTGCTGGCGCGTGATGTATTGGCGCGTGACGTACTCTCGCGCGATGCGTTGTCGCGAGACGCCGTCGAGCCGGACACGCGAAAGCCCGCCAAGGGACGGGCACGCGACGCCAAGGGCGCAGCGCGTGAGCCCTCGGTCGAGCAGGTACTCGAGCAGCCCGCCGAGCCCGTGGCGTTCAGCGATGACCTGCCACCCACGTCGCTGCTGACGCAGGCGCCTGCGCGCAGCGCGGATGTCGGACGCCGCGAGCTGGACATGGCGGGCGACAAGCTCATGGCCACCTTGCGTACGTTCAAGGTGGAAGGTGAGCTGGTGGGGCGCACGTCGGGCCCCACGGTCACGCAGTTCGAGATCGAGCCCGCCGCCGGTGTGAAGGTGCGGCAGATTGCCGCCCTGGCCGATGACCTCGCGTTGGCCATGCGGGCGCCCAGCATTCGCATTGTTGCACCCATTCCGGGCCGCGGCGCGGTGGGTGTGGAGGTCCCCAATCCGACGCCGGAAATGGTGGGCCTGCGTGACGTGCTGGAGGCGCCGGAGTTTCAGTCGGCCCGTGCGGCGTTGCCGGTGGCCCTGGGCAAGGATCTCGAGGGACGTCCGGTGGTGGCGGATCTCGCCAAGATGCCGCACCTGCTCATTGCCGGCGCCACGGGCTCCGGCAAGTCCGTTTGTGTGAACACCATCATTACCAGCCTGGTGTATCGGCATACGCCGCGCACGCTGCGCTTTCTGATGGTCGATCCCAAGATGGTCGAGCTCAGCGTGTACAACACGCTACCGCACCTTCGGCACAAGGTCATTACCGACAATCGCGACGCGGCCTCGGTGCTCAAGTGGGCCGTGATGGAGATGCAGGATCGCTACCGGCTGCTCGAGGCCAACGCCTGCCGCAATCTGCAGGAGTTCAACAAGCGCGTCACGCAGCACGCCGCAGGGGAAGGGCCGGCACCGCAGAAGCCACGCAATCCTGAAGTGGGCTTCGAGGACCGCACGTATACCGGTGGCATTCTGCCGTACATCGTCGTGGTCATCGACGAAATGGCCGATCTCATGATGACGGTGCAGGGCGAAGTGGAAACGCCCATTGCCATGCTGGCGCAGAAGGCACGCGCCATCGGCATTCACCTCATTCTCGCCACACAGCGGCCCAGCGTGAATGTCATCACGGGTCTCATCAAGGCCAACTTCCCCTGTCGCATCGCGTTTCGTGTGGCCTCACAGGTGGACAGCCGTACCATCATCGACGGCGCGGGCGCTGAAGCGCTCCTGGGCAACGGCGACATGCTCTTCATTCCACCGGGAAAGTCGGAGGCGTCGCGCTTGCAGGGTGCGTTTCTCTCCAGCGAAGAGACGGAAAAGCTGCTGCGCTGGTATGACGACGCCAAGGCACGGTTCGAAGCGGCGCTCGATGCCCCTGCACAGTCTGAGCCGGATATCCTGGAGGCCGTGAAGGCCGCCGAAGCCAAAGAGGCGGGCGGCGACGAGGACGACGACGGGGCATCGAGTGAGCGCGACGCGCGCTTCCGTGAAGCCGCGGAAGTCGTCATCCAGCATCGCCAGGGGTCGACCTCACTGCTGCAGCGTCGTCTCAAGATCGGCTATGGGCGGGCAGCGCGGATCATCGACCAGTTGGAAGCGGCTGGCGTACTGGCCCCATCGGAGGGCGCGGCCCGTCCCCGCGATGTGCTGGTCGGCATACAGGACCTCGACCGGATCTGTGGCGAGTCCTGA
- a CDS encoding 2-phosphosulfolactate phosphatase, whose product MDVLLGEAPVVPADVADRVVVVLDVLRAATTVATALAHGARAVVPFETVDEVAARARVYARGEVLTAGERRMQRIDGFDLGNSPLEYTPEALAGRTVLFTTTNGTVALTATAGARACFFAGFVNAQATVQAVLERCAVHDADVSIVCAGHERRLAFEDVVCAGRLVRLLHAALPGVARGDGARVAELAERPYVGGVSSLAYDAQHARSLADAGFSADVSACLTLDTFSVATAYVDRQLLRATTGGSSAR is encoded by the coding sequence GTGGACGTGCTGCTCGGCGAGGCACCGGTGGTGCCCGCCGATGTAGCCGATCGGGTGGTAGTGGTGCTCGACGTGCTGCGCGCGGCGACCACCGTGGCGACGGCTCTTGCCCATGGGGCGCGGGCCGTCGTGCCGTTTGAGACAGTGGATGAGGTGGCGGCGCGTGCGCGGGTCTACGCGCGGGGCGAGGTGCTGACGGCCGGTGAACGGCGCATGCAGCGCATCGACGGGTTCGATCTGGGTAACTCGCCGCTGGAGTACACGCCTGAGGCGCTGGCGGGTCGCACCGTGCTGTTCACCACCACCAACGGCACCGTGGCGCTCACCGCAACCGCCGGCGCACGCGCCTGCTTCTTTGCGGGTTTTGTCAACGCACAGGCCACGGTGCAGGCCGTGCTCGAGCGGTGTGCGGTGCACGATGCCGATGTGAGCATCGTATGTGCCGGCCACGAGCGCCGGCTGGCGTTTGAAGATGTGGTGTGTGCGGGACGCCTCGTGCGTTTGCTGCACGCCGCCCTGCCGGGTGTCGCGCGTGGGGACGGCGCGCGCGTGGCCGAGCTGGCCGAGCGACCCTACGTAGGCGGCGTGTCGTCGCTGGCGTACGACGCACAGCATGCGCGCTCACTGGCCGATGCCGGGTTCAGTGCCGATGTTTCTGCATGTCTCACGCTCGACACCTTCAGCGTGGCCACAGCGTACGTGGACCGGCAACTGCTGCGAGCGACAACTGGCGGAAGTTCTGCGCGCTGA
- the accC gene encoding acetyl-CoA carboxylase biotin carboxylase subunit, with protein sequence MFKKVLIANRGEIALRVIRACRELDIQTVAVYSEADRESLHVRFADDDVCIGPPSGRDSYLKIPRLIAAAEITGADAIHPGYGFLAENAEFAETCRASGITFIGPTPDQIRVMGDKASARRAMQEVGVPIVPGTPGPIEDPEEALEFAREIGFPVIIKAAAGGGGKGMRVARDPDDFLRSFQLARSEALSAFGNGDVYVEKFLERPRHVEFQVLGDTHGNVIHLGERDCSVQRRHQKLIEEAPCPVMTPELRERMGEAAVRGAKAINYVGAGTVEMLLDEDGSFYFMEMNTRIQVEHPVTEQLTGVDLVKEQIRVAAGLPLSVKELPPFRGHVIECRVNAEDPSRNFQPSPGKLEVFHQPGGPGVRIDTHAYAGYTVPPFYDSMIAKLIVQGNTREEALKRMQIALESFVVEGVKTTMPFLARVMQHPGFQAGKVHTKWLEFEGADLLKEPG encoded by the coding sequence ATGTTCAAGAAAGTCCTCATCGCCAACCGCGGAGAAATCGCGCTGCGCGTCATCCGCGCGTGCCGCGAACTCGATATCCAGACGGTCGCCGTGTACTCCGAGGCCGACCGCGAGTCCCTGCATGTCCGGTTCGCCGACGATGACGTGTGCATCGGACCGCCATCGGGACGCGACTCGTATCTCAAGATCCCGCGACTGATTGCTGCCGCGGAGATTACGGGAGCCGACGCCATTCACCCGGGCTATGGCTTCCTGGCGGAGAACGCCGAGTTTGCCGAGACCTGCCGCGCATCGGGTATCACGTTCATCGGCCCCACGCCCGACCAGATCCGTGTCATGGGCGACAAGGCCTCGGCGCGCCGGGCCATGCAGGAAGTCGGCGTGCCCATCGTGCCGGGTACGCCCGGACCGATCGAAGACCCCGAGGAGGCGCTGGAGTTCGCGCGTGAAATCGGCTTCCCGGTCATCATCAAGGCGGCGGCCGGTGGTGGTGGCAAGGGCATGCGCGTGGCGCGCGATCCGGACGATTTCCTTCGCTCCTTCCAACTCGCGCGCTCCGAGGCCCTGTCCGCTTTCGGCAACGGCGACGTGTACGTGGAGAAGTTCCTCGAGCGTCCGCGTCACGTCGAGTTCCAGGTGCTTGGCGATACGCACGGCAATGTCATTCACCTCGGTGAGCGCGACTGCTCGGTGCAGCGTCGCCATCAGAAGCTCATCGAGGAGGCGCCATGTCCCGTGATGACGCCGGAGCTGCGTGAGCGCATGGGTGAAGCGGCGGTGCGTGGCGCCAAGGCCATCAACTATGTGGGAGCCGGCACCGTCGAAATGCTGCTCGACGAAGATGGCTCGTTCTACTTCATGGAGATGAACACGCGCATCCAGGTGGAGCATCCGGTCACGGAACAGCTCACTGGCGTCGATCTCGTGAAGGAACAGATCCGCGTGGCCGCGGGCTTGCCGCTCTCGGTGAAGGAACTGCCGCCGTTCCGTGGACACGTCATCGAGTGCCGGGTGAACGCGGAAGATCCGTCGCGCAACTTCCAACCCTCGCCCGGCAAGCTCGAAGTGTTTCATCAGCCCGGCGGCCCCGGCGTGCGCATCGACACGCATGCGTATGCGGGCTACACGGTGCCCCCTTTCTACGACTCGATGATCGCGAAGCTCATCGTGCAGGGCAACACGCGCGAGGAGGCGCTCAAGCGCATGCAGATTGCGCTCGAGAGCTTTGTGGTCGAAGGCGTGAAGACGACCATGCCGTTCCTGGCCCGTGTCATGCAGCATCCCGGCTTCCAGGCGGGCAAGGTGCACACCAAGTGGCTCGAGTTCGAGGGCGCCGACCTGCTGAAGGAGCCTGGCTGA
- a CDS encoding type IV pilus twitching motility protein PilT, which translates to MTMVSGVAQTAPSGPASASSNGAAPAAGLDLKAALQRMVREGASDLHLKVGRPPTLRLHGDLVPLDMPPMRPEELRALAEHLLPPAQLREFVEVREADFAINVPGIGRFRVNVYQQKGTVAFAMRAIAHAASNIRDLNLPPVLEQIALKPRGLVLVTGVTGSGKSTALAAMVQHINERRSANIITIEDPIEFVHRDIKCHINQREVGTDTATFGQALRRVLRQDPDVIMIGEIRDLETLDVALKAAGTGHLVFSTLHTTDATLTINRVLSFYPPHQQNEVRFALANALSAVVSLRLVPRADQPGRVPACEILVNTEAVRDQIRDLSATLNIPDLIKEGSVAYGMQSFDQSLMDWYSRGMISYESALFNASNPAEFALRVQGVDAASDNTFSGFRPGSSAA; encoded by the coding sequence ATGACGATGGTCTCCGGCGTCGCCCAGACAGCTCCCAGCGGACCAGCGTCCGCATCCAGCAACGGAGCGGCGCCAGCAGCGGGGCTCGACCTCAAGGCGGCCCTGCAGCGCATGGTGCGCGAAGGCGCATCAGACTTGCATCTCAAAGTGGGTCGTCCACCCACGCTGCGACTGCACGGAGACCTCGTCCCCCTCGACATGCCGCCCATGCGGCCCGAGGAATTGCGCGCGCTGGCGGAACACCTGTTGCCGCCAGCGCAGCTGCGCGAATTCGTGGAAGTGCGCGAAGCCGACTTCGCCATCAATGTGCCGGGCATCGGGCGCTTCCGCGTCAACGTGTACCAGCAGAAGGGCACCGTGGCCTTTGCCATGCGTGCCATTGCGCACGCGGCATCCAACATCCGCGATCTCAATCTGCCACCGGTGCTCGAGCAGATTGCGCTCAAGCCCCGCGGGCTGGTGCTGGTGACCGGCGTGACGGGCTCGGGCAAGAGCACCGCCCTGGCCGCCATGGTGCAACACATCAACGAGCGGCGCAGCGCCAATATCATCACCATTGAAGACCCGATCGAGTTTGTGCATCGGGACATCAAGTGCCACATCAATCAGCGCGAGGTGGGCACCGACACCGCCACCTTCGGGCAGGCGCTGCGGCGCGTGCTGCGTCAGGATCCGGACGTCATCATGATCGGTGAAATCCGTGACCTCGAGACGCTGGACGTGGCGCTCAAGGCGGCGGGCACCGGTCACCTGGTGTTCTCCACGCTGCACACCACCGACGCCACGCTGACCATCAATCGCGTGCTCTCGTTCTATCCGCCGCACCAGCAGAACGAAGTGCGCTTCGCACTGGCGAATGCGCTGTCCGCGGTGGTGTCCCTGCGCCTCGTGCCGCGAGCCGACCAGCCGGGTCGCGTACCCGCCTGCGAAATTCTGGTCAACACCGAAGCGGTGCGCGACCAGATCCGCGATCTCTCCGCCACGCTCAACATTCCCGACCTGATCAAGGAGGGCAGTGTGGCCTACGGCATGCAGAGCTTCGACCAGTCGCTCATGGATTGGTACTCGCGCGGCATGATCTCCTACGAGAGTGCGCTGTTCAACGCCAGCAATCCTGCAGAGTTCGCACTGCGCGTACAGGGTGTGGACGCGGCCAGCGACAACACGTTCAGCGGATTCCGCCCCGGAAGCAGCGCCGCGTAG